In Elaeis guineensis isolate ETL-2024a chromosome 1, EG11, whole genome shotgun sequence, a genomic segment contains:
- the LOC105039771 gene encoding putative E3 ubiquitin-protein ligase RF298: MATMVARGSSPLSSSISIQERGRRNKRKFRADPPIMDPIPANPPLQTECSNFEELFPVERNSDDPSLEHHAGACDACGTLMCGPLEGLGLEEFQDTDWSEPTETQLEDILLSNLDTIFKSAIKIITSFGYSEEVATSVVLRSGLCYGCKDTVSNVVDNALAFLRSVQEVESSRTENSSEDLQKLAKTVLADMISVLREVRPFFSIGDAMWCLLICDMNISHACALDDNPLNYMGNGETSGSSASYQVESGSNSNSISSPTAPESNAPGPERLKTVLPYPGTNPRPEMFTVVGIPNLPYGRLLASSNVHEMVPNLNAGKENPISSSGHMEESSASTISQCLQEGKPVGSRRVHLGSTKREFNLRQKPIHFEKSYRALGSKAAYRACKQSGFGGVILDRKSKPISNSKIINMKSTSIKVGKAMGIDKSKADTTVELSFTAGLSSSASCSAKAVSGTSPTPSANTELSLSLPSPSSSGAGLKQDCSIEASHFSNFAGIHTDKISWDWVPQDKKDDMLVKVVSRLRELQAQLQDWTDWAQQKVMQAAHRLSKDKLELQNLRQEREDVIRLQKERRNLEDNTRKKLGEMEIAISKANDQVERASAAARRLEVENARLRLEMEAAKLQAAEAAATCHDVTGREIKTHKIFQSWERQKSSCQEELVSEKQKLFLLQQQLEHAKERQHQLEARWRQEVKMKDEALSLSNSERTKQEKIETSAKSHENASIVKEENDLQKYKNDIRRLEQQTLQLRLMIDSSKFATLKWGMNKSYASCLSDGRKSSNAYYLTKVISQDLGSDDIQPERECVMCLAEEMSVIFLPCAHQVVCTKCNELHEKQGMKDCPSCRTSIQRRISVRSADS, from the exons ATGGCTACAATGGTGGCTAGGGGTAGCAGTCCTCTGTCTTCCTCAATCTCTATTCAAGAAAGGGGTAGGAGGAACAAGAGAAAGTTTCGAGCTGATCCACCTATAATGGACCCGATTCCAGCCAACCCTCCATTGCAAACCGAATGCTCCAACTTCGAAGAGTTATTCCCTGTTGAGAGGAACTCGGATGATCCCAGCCTTGAGCACCATGCAGGTGCCTGCGATGCATGTGGGACGCTTATGTGTGGTCCTCTAGAAGGGCTGGGATTGGAGGAATTCCAAGACACGGATTGGAGTGAGCCCACAGAAACCCAACTTGAGGACATCTTGTTGAGTAATTTGGATACCATCTTTAAGAGTGCAATTAAGATCATCACTTCTTTTGGATACTCTGAGGAGGTGGCAACAAGTGTTGTCTTGAGGTCCGGGCTTTGTTATGGGTGCAAAGATACAGTTTCTAACGTTGTTGACAATGCATTGGCATTTTTGAGGAGTGTGCAAGAGGTTGAATCTTCTAGAACAGAGAATTCATCAGAGGATTTGCAGAAATTGGCAAAGACTGTGTTGGCAGACATGATTAGCGTGCTTAGGGAGGTCCGACCATTCTTTAGTATAGGTGATGCGATGTGGTGCTTGCTGATCTGTGATATGAATATTTCCCATGCTTGTGCGTTGGACGATAATCCCTTGAATTATATGGGAAATGGTGAGACCTCAGGCAGTTCTGCTTCTTATCAAGTGGAATCAGGCTCAAACTCCAATAGTATTTCTTCTCCAACTGCTCCTGAATCAAATGCTCCTGGACCTGAGAGATTGAAAACTGTTTTACCTTATCCTGGGACTAATCCACGACCTGAAATGTTCACTGTGGTAGGGATCCCAAATTTACCTTATGGCAGGTTGTTGGCCTCAAGCAACGTGCACGAGATGGTTCCAAATCTTAATGCGGGGAAGGAGAATCCAATTTCTTCATCTGGTCATATGGAGGAATCCTCTGCTTCAACCATTTCTCAATGTCTACAAGAAGGGAAGCCGGTAGGTAGTAGAAGGGTCCATTTAGGTAGTACAAAGAGGGAGTTTAATCTCCGGCAGAAGCCAATTCACTTTGAGAAGAGCTACAGAGCATTGGGATCTAAGGCAGCTTATAGAGCATGCAAACAGAGTGGTTTTGGGGGTGTAATATTGGATAGGAAAAGCAAGCCCATTTCCAATTCTAAAATTATAAACATGAAGAGCACCTCCATTAAGGTAGGCAAAGCAATGGGAATAGATAAGTCAAAAGCAGACACAACAGTTGAACTATCTTTTACTGCTGGACTTTCCTCTAGTGCATCATGCAGTGCAAAAGCAGTTAGCGGCACATCTCCAACACCTTCTGCAAACACGGAACTTTCTCTGTCTCTGCCTTCTCCAAGCAGCAGTGGTGCTGGTTTGAAACAAGACTGTAGTATTGAGGCTTCACATTTCAGTAATTTTGCTGGCATCCACACTGACAAGATATCTTGGGATTGGGTCCCACAGGACAAGAAGGATGACATGCTGGTTAAAGTAGTTTCCCGGCTACGGGAACTCCAGGCACAACTGCAGGACTGGACAGACTGGGCCCAGCAAAAGGTGATGCAGGCTGCCCATAGACTGAGCAAAGACAAGCTTGAGCTGCAAAACTTGAGACAGGAAAGGGAAGATGTCATTCGTCTCCAAAAAGAAAGGCGGAATTTGGAAGATAACACCAGAAAAAAGCTTGGGGAGATGGAAATTGCAATATCAAAGGCAAATGACCAGGTTGAGAGAGCCAGTGCTGCTGCACGCAGGCTCGAAGTTGAGAATGCCCGGCTGAGGCTGGAAATGGAAGCTGCAAAGTTACAGGCTGCAGAAGCGGCGGCTACTTGTCATGATGTTACAGGAAGGGAGATAAAGACTCATAAAATATTCCAGTCATGGGAGAGGCAAAAGTCATCATGTCAAGAGGAGCTTGTGAGTGAAAAGCAGAAACTCTTTCTGCTGCAGCAGCAATTAGAACATGCTAAAGAACGCCAACATCAGTTagag GCTAGGTGGAGACAAGAAgtaaaaatgaaggatgaagccCTCTCACTGTCCAACTCTGAAAGAACtaagcaagaaaaaattgagactTCAGCGAAATCACATGAAAATGCATCAATAGTGAAAGAAGAAAATGACTTACAGAAGTACAAAAATGATATCCGGAGGCTTGAGCAGCAGACTCTGCAATTGCGGTTAATGATAGACTCCTCAAAGTTTGCAACATTAAAATGGGGCATGAATAAAAGTTATGCGTCATGCCTTTCTGATGGAAGAAAGAGCAGTAATGCATATTATTTGACAAAGGTTATTTCCCAGGACCTGGGATCTGACGACATACAGCCCGAACGAGAGTGCGTGATGTGCTTGGCTGAAGAGATGTCTGTCATTTTCCTTCCTTGTGCTCACCAAGTTGTTTGCACCAAATGCAATGAGCTTCATGAGAAGCAGGGTATGAAGGATTGTCCTTCATGTAGGACATCCATCCAGCGGAGAATTTCTGTACGTTCTGCTGACTCTTAG